In Cryptomeria japonica chromosome 10, Sugi_1.0, whole genome shotgun sequence, a genomic segment contains:
- the LOC131076928 gene encoding cytochrome P450 CYP72A616-like, which produces MNRLKGMIPTIVRSGANMLDGWSKLILSGASEIDVQKEFNDLTADVISRTAFGSSLTEGKHIFEMQNKQMILVVDSFRSVYIPGFRFLPTAKNRQRWNVEKEIRRSFRQIIDGRERTAITEKSGRYGADLLGFMMSESKEQGRVNVKSNGSLSTEEIIDELKTFYFAGHESTSVLLQWTYIKIGKSEVAEK; this is translated from the exons ATGAATCGCTTGAAG GGGATGATTCCAACTATTGTGAGAAGCGGTGCCAATATGTTGGATGGATGGAGTAAACTGATATTGTCAGGTGCATCGGAAATTGATGTGCAAAAAGAGTTCAACGACCTCACAGCAGATGTCATTTCCCGCACAGCATTTGGAAGCAGTTTAACAGAGGGAAAGCATATCTTTGAAATGCAGAACAAACAGATGATTCTTGTAGTTGACTCATTTCGCAGTGTTTATATTCCAGGTTTCAG GTTTCTTCCTACTGCGAAGAATAGGCAACGTTGGAATGTGGAGAAAGAAATAAGAAGATCCTTCAGGCAAATTATAGATGGCAGGGAAAGGACTGCTATAACAGAAAAATCAGGTAGATATGGTGCCGATCTACTAGGTTTTATGATGTCTGAGAGCAAGGAGCAGGGGAGAGTCAATGTAAAAAGTAATGGAAGTCTGAGTACAGAGGAAATCATTGATGAATTGAAGACTTTCTACTTTGCTGGTCATGAAAGCACATCAGTACTGTTGCAATGGACATACATCAAGATTGGCAAGAGCGAGGTCGCTGAGAAGTGA